Proteins found in one bacterium genomic segment:
- a CDS encoding UDP-N-acetylmuramoyl-L-alanyl-D-glutamate--2,6-diaminopimelate ligase — protein sequence MKLGELLKRVRFESYEGSQELDLKSVSYDSRTVQDGALYVAITGLRTDGRRFAKEASASGAAAIASESIEDLPDFKARIKINDARKFLAEASACFTGYPDREMTIIGVTGTNGKTTITYLLESILRAGSRKTGVIGTTGFFNGESWEKLSHTTPESADLWNILKGMKDKGCDTVAMEISSHSLELDRVWGLDVDIAVFTNLTQDHLDFHKDMNSYKAAKFKLFDNIKKEGISIVNADDQTGLELIERLNGKRVVSYSTSGRGADLWVELEYSTIKGSAAVIHYRGLALPCFLGLPGGHNISNLAAASGAALTLGIEPETLKIGVEALKCVPGRFEEVENDKGFFIFVDYAHTPDALERLIKSARELAPRRVITLFGCGGDRDKGKRPMMGRIASGLSDYVFVTSDNPRTENPDEIIREILAGVDGNNNTVIVDRREAIHAAVRFLEKDDVLLVAGKGHEDYQILGTEKIHFDDKEVAKEAVDALP from the coding sequence ATGAAGCTAGGTGAGCTTCTCAAGCGCGTACGGTTCGAAAGTTATGAAGGCAGCCAGGAGCTTGATTTGAAGTCGGTGAGTTATGATTCAAGAACGGTTCAAGACGGAGCTTTGTACGTAGCAATCACAGGCCTTAGGACCGATGGCCGCCGTTTCGCTAAGGAAGCGTCGGCAAGCGGCGCGGCGGCCATCGCTTCTGAATCAATTGAAGACTTGCCGGATTTCAAAGCAAGAATTAAAATCAATGATGCCCGCAAGTTTCTGGCTGAGGCCTCGGCATGTTTTACAGGATATCCTGACCGGGAGATGACTATCATTGGGGTTACTGGAACCAACGGAAAAACTACAATAACGTATCTTCTGGAGAGTATATTAAGAGCCGGCTCCAGAAAAACAGGAGTCATCGGCACAACCGGTTTTTTTAACGGGGAGAGCTGGGAAAAGCTCTCGCATACTACTCCGGAAAGCGCTGATTTGTGGAATATACTAAAAGGGATGAAGGATAAAGGATGCGACACGGTTGCAATGGAGATTTCTTCGCATTCTCTTGAATTGGACAGGGTCTGGGGGCTTGATGTGGATATAGCCGTATTCACTAACCTTACCCAGGATCATCTTGACTTTCACAAAGACATGAACTCCTACAAGGCGGCCAAATTCAAGCTGTTTGACAATATCAAGAAAGAGGGTATTTCAATAGTCAACGCGGACGATCAAACAGGTCTTGAGCTTATTGAAAGACTCAATGGAAAAAGGGTAGTTTCCTACTCAACCTCCGGAAGAGGAGCCGATTTGTGGGTGGAACTCGAATACTCGACCATCAAAGGTTCGGCAGCCGTAATACATTATCGAGGTCTGGCTCTCCCCTGCTTCCTGGGGCTCCCGGGTGGCCACAACATAAGCAATCTTGCCGCTGCATCAGGAGCCGCCCTCACTCTGGGTATCGAACCAGAAACATTGAAGATAGGCGTTGAAGCTCTTAAATGCGTTCCGGGCAGGTTCGAGGAGGTTGAGAACGACAAGGGTTTTTTCATCTTTGTGGACTACGCCCACACACCGGATGCACTCGAGCGCCTAATAAAATCTGCCAGAGAGCTTGCTCCGCGCCGCGTTATCACCCTTTTCGGATGCGGCGGAGACAGGGATAAGGGAAAGCGTCCGATGATGGGCAGAATCGCTTCCGGCCTCTCCGATTACGTATTCGTCACGTCGGATAACCCGCGCACGGAGAATCCTGATGAAATTATCAGAGAGATTCTTGCGGGGGTTGACGGGAATAACAATACTGTCATCGTTGACCGCAGGGAAGCCATACACGCAGCGGTAAGATTTCTAGAAAAGGACGACGTGCTTCTCGTTGCAGGCAAAGGTCATGAAGATTATCAGATTCTCGGAACAGAAAAGATTCACTTCGACGACAAGGAAGTCGCGAAGGAGGCCGTTGATGCTCTCCCTTGA